In a genomic window of Flavobacterium sp. KACC 22761:
- a CDS encoding phosphoribosylpyrophosphate synthetase, giving the protein MSFFQQPSFDTVTEALQWLNSEGFTADFNIDSDCLRCNTTKQSLSPEEFKIEYLFRFEGDSNPADEDIVYGITSEIHNLKGVLTSAFGTYADSVSTEMIKKLSIHQ; this is encoded by the coding sequence ATGAGTTTTTTCCAACAACCCTCTTTCGATACAGTCACTGAAGCTTTACAATGGCTGAATTCTGAAGGTTTTACAGCCGATTTCAATATTGATTCAGATTGTCTTCGATGCAATACTACGAAACAAAGCTTGTCACCCGAAGAATTCAAAATTGAATATTTATTTCGTTTTGAAGGCGACAGTAATCCTGCAGATGAAGATATTGTGTACGGCATTACATCTGAAATCCATAATTTGAAAGGTGTGCTAACAAGTGCTTTCGGAACTTATGCCGACAGTGTTTCAACTGAAATGATTAAAAAACTTTCAATACATCAATAA
- a CDS encoding hydrolase, which yields MKPSVNLLTPDNHALVLIDFEGQMAFATSNLPVHELRTNVAIVAGASKIFNVSTIVTTVAEESFSGPVFPEVEEFYPIATSGYIDRTTMNTWEDENAYKAIVAKKKQKLVLAGLWTSVCIVGPVLSAIEEGYQVYIITDACGDVSKEAHERAVERMVQAGAIPITAIQYLLELQRDWARQETYGPVTSLMKKYGGSYGIGIQYAHTMLKH from the coding sequence ATGAAACCATCTGTTAACTTATTGACCCCAGACAATCACGCTTTAGTATTAATCGATTTTGAAGGACAAATGGCTTTTGCTACAAGCAATCTTCCTGTACACGAATTACGTACTAATGTTGCAATTGTTGCAGGAGCATCAAAAATTTTTAATGTAAGTACAATTGTAACAACTGTTGCAGAAGAAAGTTTTTCGGGACCTGTATTTCCTGAAGTCGAAGAGTTTTATCCAATTGCAACTTCGGGATATATCGATCGTACAACGATGAATACTTGGGAAGATGAAAATGCTTATAAAGCTATTGTAGCAAAGAAAAAACAAAAATTAGTTCTTGCTGGATTATGGACAAGTGTTTGCATCGTTGGTCCGGTTTTATCAGCAATTGAAGAAGGTTACCAAGTATATATAATTACAGATGCTTGTGGTGATGTAAGCAAAGAAGCTCACGAGCGTGCTGTAGAAAGAATGGTACAAGCTGGCGCAATTCCGATAACCGCTATCCAATATTTATTAGAACTTCAAAGAGATTGGGCTCGTCAAGAAACTTACGGTCCGGTAACTTCTTTAATGAAAAAATATGGTGGCTCGTACGGCATAGGAATTCAATATGCACACACAATGCTGAAACACTAA
- a CDS encoding amidohydrolase, whose product MKADLILFNGKIHSFNPETPNVTAVAIKDGKFIAVGNDSEIMSFASEETKIIDLQNKRAVPGINDSHIHLIRGGLNYNLELRWDGVPSLADALRMLKEQVDRTPNPQWVRVVGGWSEFQFAERRMPTLEEINAIAPDTPVFILHLYDRAFMNRAALRAVGYNKNTPAPTGGHIERDSNGEPTGLIIATPNAMILYSTLAKGPTLSYEHQINSTRHYMKELNRFGITSVIDAGGGFQNFPDDYKVVNELNEKNQLTVRIAYNLFTQKPKHEFEDFSDWIDTVKLYQGNDMYRHNGAGEMLVFSAADFEDFLQPRPDLPENMEAELEKVVRLLVENRWPFRLHATYNESITRFLNVFEKINREIPFNGLPWIFDHAETIDERNIERVKALGGGIAVQSRMAYQGEYFTDRYGAKAAENTPPIKKMLEMEVPVGAGSDATRVSSYNPWVSMYWMTAGKTVGGLQLYNETRLNRQTALELYTRGSAWFSQEQTKKGDIKVGMFADLTVLDRDYFTIEDEEIKKIESDLTIVDGKIVYANGDFSSFSPPHIPILPDWSPTNIYNGYPVRSNLQSAIEKNTKADAKPKLTSQIHSCSGSCGVHAHNHDAARMSNVPVNNYHAFWGALGCSCFAF is encoded by the coding sequence ATGAAAGCAGATTTAATTTTATTCAACGGAAAAATTCATAGTTTCAATCCCGAAACTCCAAATGTGACAGCCGTTGCTATTAAAGACGGAAAATTTATTGCCGTTGGAAATGACAGCGAAATAATGAGTTTTGCTTCTGAAGAAACTAAAATAATCGACCTTCAGAATAAGAGAGCTGTTCCCGGAATCAACGATTCACATATTCACCTTATTCGTGGTGGCTTGAATTATAATTTAGAATTGCGCTGGGATGGTGTTCCTTCTCTAGCCGACGCACTTCGAATGTTGAAAGAACAAGTCGATCGTACTCCGAATCCACAATGGGTTCGTGTGGTTGGCGGTTGGTCTGAATTTCAATTTGCTGAACGCAGAATGCCAACTTTGGAAGAAATTAATGCAATTGCGCCCGATACTCCGGTTTTTATTCTGCATTTATATGATCGAGCCTTTATGAATAGAGCGGCTCTAAGAGCAGTTGGCTACAACAAAAACACGCCAGCTCCGACGGGCGGGCATATAGAACGCGACTCAAACGGCGAACCCACTGGACTTATAATTGCGACGCCAAATGCAATGATTTTGTACTCGACTTTGGCAAAAGGCCCAACGCTTTCTTATGAACACCAAATCAATTCGACTCGTCATTATATGAAAGAATTGAATCGTTTCGGAATCACTAGTGTTATTGATGCCGGTGGCGGATTTCAGAATTTTCCAGACGATTATAAAGTGGTTAATGAGCTGAATGAAAAGAATCAGTTGACGGTAAGAATTGCTTACAATCTTTTTACTCAAAAACCGAAACATGAATTTGAAGATTTCTCAGATTGGATTGATACGGTGAAATTATATCAAGGAAATGATATGTACCGCCACAACGGAGCTGGAGAAATGTTGGTTTTTTCTGCTGCCGATTTTGAGGATTTTCTGCAACCAAGGCCAGATCTTCCTGAAAATATGGAAGCTGAATTAGAAAAGGTCGTTCGTCTTTTAGTAGAAAATCGTTGGCCGTTCAGACTTCATGCTACCTATAACGAAAGCATTACACGATTTTTAAATGTTTTTGAAAAGATCAACAGAGAGATTCCTTTCAACGGACTTCCTTGGATTTTTGATCATGCAGAAACCATTGACGAAAGAAACATCGAACGTGTAAAAGCTTTAGGAGGTGGTATTGCTGTACAAAGCAGAATGGCTTATCAAGGCGAATATTTTACAGATCGTTACGGAGCAAAAGCCGCTGAAAATACGCCTCCAATCAAAAAAATGCTTGAAATGGAAGTTCCTGTAGGCGCGGGTTCAGATGCAACACGTGTGAGCAGTTATAATCCATGGGTTTCAATGTATTGGATGACGGCTGGAAAAACTGTTGGAGGTTTGCAATTATACAACGAAACAAGATTGAATAGGCAAACGGCTTTAGAATTATATACAAGAGGAAGTGCTTGGTTTTCGCAAGAACAAACCAAAAAAGGAGATATCAAAGTGGGAATGTTTGCCGATTTAACCGTTTTAGATCGCGACTATTTTACCATTGAAGATGAAGAAATCAAAAAAATCGAATCTGATTTGACGATTGTAGATGGAAAAATTGTCTATGCCAATGGTGATTTTTCGTCCTTCTCGCCTCCTCATATTCCGATTTTGCCAGATTGGTCGCCAACAAATATTTACAACGGCTATCCTGTGAGAAGCAATTTGCAAAGCGCAATTGAAAAAAATACAAAAGCAGATGCAAAACCAAAACTGACGTCACAAATTCACAGTTGCAGCGGAAGTTGCGGTGTTCACGCACACAATCACGATGCTGCCCGAATGAGCAATGTTCCGGTTAATAATTATCACGCATTTTGGGGTGCATTAGGTTGCTCCTGTTTTGCTTTTTAA
- a CDS encoding DoxX family protein: MIEIIKQILYSDLGSSFNNGALLIFRILLAVELFRVHGMKKFRVENGQKEHVPNPLHLPENLNGLVATFSDTIIPFFIMLGLGTRLAVLPTIGVTAIGYFVVHKNDSLEVRDVPYMYTLSLLLLLALGAGTYSLDYYLLTFLNN; encoded by the coding sequence ATGATTGAAATTATTAAACAAATTCTGTATTCAGATTTAGGATCATCCTTCAACAATGGAGCACTTTTGATTTTTAGAATTTTGCTTGCTGTTGAACTTTTCAGAGTACACGGAATGAAGAAATTTAGAGTCGAAAACGGTCAAAAAGAACATGTTCCAAATCCGTTGCATTTGCCTGAAAATCTAAATGGATTAGTCGCAACATTTTCAGATACCATAATTCCATTTTTCATCATGCTCGGACTCGGAACAAGGTTGGCTGTTTTACCCACAATTGGCGTAACGGCAATTGGCTATTTTGTGGTTCACAAAAATGATTCGCTCGAAGTGCGCGACGTTCCGTATATGTACACTTTATCACTATTATTACTTCTTGCACTTGGTGCAGGAACTTATTCACTTGATTATTATTTATTGACGTTCTTAAACAATTAA
- a CDS encoding DNA starvation/stationary phase protection protein, protein MKANIGIKQESISAVVEVLIKILADEFVLYTKTKRAHWNVEGPDFYNKHLFFEQQYDAIDEIVDTVAERIRSLGHYTPATLKDFLALTHLTEELQEKNDANGFIKELLLDHESIIIFLRENINSIANELQDAGTSDFITGLVENHEKMAWMLRAHLN, encoded by the coding sequence ATGAAAGCAAACATCGGAATTAAACAAGAAAGCATCTCAGCAGTTGTTGAGGTATTAATTAAAATTCTTGCAGACGAATTTGTTCTTTATACCAAAACAAAAAGAGCACACTGGAATGTTGAAGGTCCAGATTTTTATAACAAACATCTTTTCTTTGAACAGCAATATGATGCCATTGACGAAATTGTCGATACAGTTGCCGAAAGAATTCGATCTTTAGGACATTATACACCCGCAACGCTAAAGGATTTCTTAGCACTGACACATCTTACAGAAGAATTACAAGAGAAAAATGATGCCAATGGTTTTATTAAAGAATTGCTTCTAGACCATGAAAGCATTATCATTTTCTTGCGTGAAAACATCAACAGTATTGCCAATGAGCTTCAAGATGCTGGAACAAGCGATTTTATAACAGGTCTTGTAGAAAATCACGAAAAAATGGCTTGGATGCTTCGTGCACATTTGAACTAA
- a CDS encoding YoaK family protein, whose product MELQQKNIWYVTLLLTMVAGYCDTVTFVAADSIFSAHVTGNFIVFAYQIIKGYDIHAWVKLLTFPVFIIAVIAGGRIALKATNRYTILFWEGVILILSGITACLFGYLNNTSEWAIYAVAMATVFAMGLQNAFGKLYAKETHGPTTMMTGNVTQASLDLGNLLKNGLKDVEVLLSFKKQLVTIIGFLIGCFMGAVAGKFFGLGTLILPGTAMVICYWYHRES is encoded by the coding sequence ATGGAACTACAACAAAAAAACATTTGGTACGTAACCCTGCTTCTCACCATGGTTGCAGGGTATTGCGATACCGTGACTTTTGTCGCCGCAGATTCGATTTTTTCTGCCCACGTTACAGGAAACTTTATTGTTTTTGCTTACCAAATCATCAAAGGATACGACATTCATGCATGGGTAAAGTTATTGACATTTCCTGTGTTCATAATTGCTGTCATTGCGGGTGGGAGAATCGCTTTAAAAGCAACCAATCGTTATACTATTTTGTTTTGGGAAGGCGTAATATTAATTTTAAGTGGCATTACAGCATGTCTTTTTGGCTATTTAAACAATACTTCTGAATGGGCAATTTACGCTGTAGCAATGGCAACTGTATTTGCAATGGGACTTCAGAATGCTTTTGGAAAGCTTTATGCCAAAGAAACTCACGGACCGACAACCATGATGACCGGAAATGTAACGCAGGCTTCGCTAGATTTAGGAAATTTGCTGAAAAATGGACTCAAAGATGTTGAGGTTTTATTAAGTTTCAAAAAGCAATTGGTCACGATAATTGGATTTTTGATTGGATGTTTTATGGGAGCAGTTGCAGGTAAGTTTTTCGGATTGGGGACCTTAATTCTTCCTGGAACTGCAATGGTGATTTGCTACTGGTATCATCGCGAAAGCTAG
- a CDS encoding histidine kinase dimerization/phosphoacceptor domain -containing protein — protein sequence MNFIPQIIAKNHIKLLCAFFLFFLVQSNAQTQLKKNPKELKVRIAEADNDRQKVDLLLLLSAYYLNKDHEYKADLDQADSVNLQAKRLSAQLNYKSGIGKSILLNAQINREKGDSEKGLKKAKEALQYSKQNNLTELQADVYLELSMYGESLDERIKYKEMAIPLLIKLGAKTKQAGVLKETGELYLMNENEEKGLALLKESLLLYQTIKFPHLQGVYNLLSDGYTHTGNFAEALKYSLLAEKTALAVRDSSLQLSAIYNHVGMAYLNLQKKNNAAEYFYKGLEIAKKHKDTDYVRTIGDNLCSTFILQKKGNDALKLLKEMQANYPSYDVERLIKENYLFLGIYRVLNNNEKATVYYNKLVAYYGKNAEKNAENRLPILRSFVRYHYQLKNYNELYPLLHRLDSLATTAKNTIMLSDNYLIWFKADSSRGKYLDAIKHYQLYKNILDTIYKGETNRQINNLQVQYESNKKDKNIKLLTQQAKIQQIQIQKDNVVKYVFIGSVLVLILILGLLYNSFRVKKKKNEELEMQRQQINEQNELNKKMLIEKEWLLKEIHHRVKNNLQIVISLLNTQSAYLENEDALIAIQNSQHRMHAMSLIHQKLYQSDNLSNIDMSWYIYELINYMKECYDTDGKINFVLEIKNTCLDVAQAVPLGLIINEAISNAIKYAFPLDRKGRILISLKNTQQNDYQLIISDNGVGLPENFDFDETDSLGMSLMTGLSAQIDGIFEMKNENGLEIKVTFTRNNEFETIIEDSEITLITQ from the coding sequence ATGAATTTTATCCCTCAAATTATTGCCAAAAACCACATAAAACTTTTATGTGCATTTTTTTTATTTTTTTTAGTACAATCAAACGCTCAGACGCAATTAAAAAAGAATCCTAAAGAACTAAAAGTAAGAATTGCCGAAGCAGATAATGATCGCCAAAAAGTTGATTTACTATTGCTTTTAAGTGCTTATTATCTAAACAAAGACCACGAATATAAGGCAGATCTCGATCAAGCCGATAGTGTAAACCTACAGGCCAAACGATTAAGTGCTCAATTAAACTATAAATCTGGAATTGGAAAATCAATTCTCCTTAACGCTCAGATTAATAGAGAAAAAGGAGATTCTGAAAAAGGCTTAAAAAAAGCAAAAGAAGCGCTGCAATATTCCAAACAAAACAATTTAACTGAACTTCAGGCAGATGTTTACTTAGAACTTTCTATGTATGGTGAATCTCTAGATGAGAGAATTAAATACAAAGAAATGGCGATTCCGCTATTGATAAAATTAGGCGCAAAAACTAAGCAGGCGGGCGTTTTAAAAGAAACCGGTGAATTATACCTTATGAATGAAAATGAGGAAAAAGGTTTGGCACTTTTAAAAGAATCGCTTCTTTTGTATCAAACGATAAAATTTCCTCATTTACAAGGTGTCTATAATCTACTTTCTGACGGTTATACCCATACAGGAAATTTTGCCGAGGCTTTGAAGTATTCACTTTTAGCAGAAAAAACAGCCTTAGCGGTACGTGATAGTTCACTACAGCTAAGTGCGATTTACAATCATGTTGGAATGGCTTATCTCAATCTTCAAAAGAAAAATAATGCAGCGGAATATTTTTATAAGGGTCTGGAAATAGCCAAAAAGCATAAAGATACAGATTACGTCAGGACAATTGGCGATAATCTCTGTTCGACATTTATTTTGCAAAAAAAAGGAAATGATGCGCTTAAACTTTTAAAAGAAATGCAGGCAAATTATCCCTCTTATGATGTGGAGAGGCTGATAAAAGAAAATTACCTTTTTCTTGGTATTTACCGAGTGCTAAATAATAATGAAAAAGCCACAGTATACTATAATAAACTGGTAGCTTATTATGGCAAAAATGCCGAAAAAAATGCCGAAAACAGATTGCCGATTCTGAGAAGTTTTGTCCGTTATCATTATCAGTTAAAAAACTATAATGAGTTATACCCACTACTTCATCGCTTAGATTCGCTCGCAACAACAGCAAAAAATACGATAATGCTATCGGATAATTATCTTATCTGGTTTAAAGCAGATTCTTCAAGAGGAAAATACCTGGATGCCATAAAACATTATCAGCTTTATAAAAACATTTTAGATACTATTTATAAAGGTGAGACGAACAGACAGATCAACAATCTTCAAGTACAATATGAAAGCAATAAAAAGGATAAAAATATTAAATTACTAACGCAACAAGCCAAAATACAGCAAATTCAAATTCAGAAAGACAACGTAGTAAAATATGTCTTTATTGGAAGTGTTTTAGTCTTAATTCTCATTCTAGGACTTTTATACAATAGTTTCAGAGTTAAAAAGAAAAAGAACGAAGAACTTGAAATGCAACGTCAGCAAATCAACGAACAGAATGAGCTAAATAAAAAAATGCTGATTGAAAAAGAATGGCTTCTGAAAGAAATTCATCATCGTGTAAAAAATAATCTTCAGATCGTCATTAGCTTATTAAATACACAATCTGCCTATCTGGAAAATGAAGATGCATTAATAGCCATTCAAAACAGCCAGCACAGAATGCATGCAATGTCATTGATTCATCAAAAATTATATCAGTCGGATAATCTTTCAAATATTGATATGTCTTGGTATATTTATGAATTAATCAATTACATGAAAGAATGTTATGATACAGACGGAAAAATCAATTTTGTTTTAGAAATAAAAAATACCTGTCTTGATGTTGCGCAAGCTGTTCCTTTGGGGCTAATTATAAATGAAGCAATCAGTAATGCGATCAAATATGCTTTTCCCTTAGACAGAAAAGGCCGCATTCTTATTTCATTAAAAAACACACAACAAAATGATTATCAGCTAATTATTTCAGATAATGGTGTTGGTCTTCCAGAAAATTTTGACTTTGATGAAACAGATTCTCTTGGTATGAGTTTAATGACTGGTTTGAGCGCACAAATTGACGGGATTTTTGAGATGAAAAATGAAAATGGATTAGAAATCAAAGTCACATTTACAAGAAATAATGAATTTGAAACTATTATTGAAGATTCTGAAATTACCTTAATAACGCAATGA
- a CDS encoding sigma-54 dependent transcriptional regulator — protein sequence MKEKILIVEDEFIVANDLKIMLQKAGYQVVGIASSVAQAKKLIEEKQPDWVLLDIMLKGSLTGIDLAWELRKINLPFVYISANTNQTTLEAVKTTNPYGFLVKPFREKDLVVMLDIAKYKYNEEIGTLAPIHNENENNEISEIIGKSPLLQDVIEKIKLVAPAETSVLILGESGTGKERVAHSIHNLSSHKSNSIVIVNCATLTPSLIESELFGHEKGAFTGANTLRIGKFEQAANSTIFLDEIGELPLDSQVKLLRVLQEKEIQRLGSNKTIKINVRVVAATNRILEKEVAEGRFRLDLYYRLNVFPIQLPTLKDRKEDIEALAYHFLKKYAGLARKNVKSISPNALEELNHYDWPGNIRELEHLIERNVLLAKTTEIEKFDLPIKTSVAVNQVAGTIKSMEEMEKEHIMNALFLCEGKVSGAGGAAELLKMQSQTLFSKMKKLGIKQGYN from the coding sequence ATGAAAGAAAAAATTTTAATTGTTGAAGATGAATTCATTGTTGCAAATGATTTAAAAATCATGTTGCAAAAGGCAGGCTATCAAGTTGTCGGAATTGCTTCTTCTGTTGCTCAGGCCAAAAAGCTTATAGAAGAAAAACAACCAGATTGGGTATTGCTTGACATTATGCTCAAAGGTTCCTTGACAGGAATAGATTTAGCTTGGGAACTTCGCAAAATAAATTTGCCTTTCGTTTACATTTCTGCAAATACCAATCAAACTACGCTAGAAGCTGTAAAAACAACAAATCCCTATGGTTTTCTGGTAAAGCCATTTCGCGAAAAAGATTTAGTTGTAATGCTGGACATTGCAAAATATAAATATAATGAAGAAATTGGAACCTTAGCTCCAATTCACAACGAAAATGAAAACAACGAAATTTCAGAAATTATCGGCAAAAGTCCGCTTTTGCAAGATGTTATCGAAAAAATAAAACTTGTAGCACCAGCCGAGACTTCTGTATTGATTTTGGGCGAAAGCGGCACAGGAAAAGAAAGAGTGGCACATTCGATACACAATCTGTCATCGCACAAATCAAATTCCATTGTAATTGTAAATTGCGCCACTTTAACACCATCATTGATCGAATCTGAGCTTTTTGGGCATGAAAAAGGGGCTTTTACTGGAGCCAATACTTTGCGAATTGGTAAATTTGAACAAGCAGCAAACAGCACCATTTTTCTCGATGAAATAGGAGAATTGCCTTTAGATTCTCAAGTAAAATTATTGCGCGTATTGCAAGAAAAAGAAATTCAACGACTTGGAAGCAATAAAACCATCAAAATCAATGTTCGTGTTGTAGCGGCAACCAATAGAATTTTAGAAAAAGAAGTTGCCGAAGGACGTTTTAGACTTGATTTGTATTATCGTTTGAATGTTTTTCCGATACAATTGCCAACGCTGAAAGATCGAAAGGAAGATATTGAAGCACTTGCATATCATTTTCTAAAAAAATATGCAGGACTAGCAAGAAAGAATGTAAAAAGTATAAGTCCGAATGCTTTAGAAGAATTAAACCATTACGATTGGCCGGGAAATATTCGCGAATTAGAGCATTTAATCGAAAGAAATGTGTTGCTGGCCAAAACAACTGAAATCGAAAAATTTGATCTTCCAATAAAAACTTCAGTTGCTGTCAACCAAGTTGCAGGAACAATAAAATCAATGGAAGAAATGGAAAAAGAACATATTATGAATGCTCTTTTTTTGTGTGAAGGAAAAGTTTCTGGCGCTGGAGGTGCGGCCGAATTGCTAAAAATGCAATCGCAGACTTTATTTTCAAAAATGAAAAAATTAGGTATAAAACAAGGATACAATTAA
- a CDS encoding GNAT family N-acetyltransferase produces METIKLELDEKKHGAFNLYVDGKKLGEMTVSIKPDLLTVYHTGVEPEGEGKGYAKKLLEEMVSYVRANNLKVLPLCPYVHAQFKRHPDEYEDIWKK; encoded by the coding sequence ATGGAAACAATAAAACTAGAATTAGACGAAAAAAAGCACGGTGCTTTTAATCTTTATGTTGACGGAAAAAAATTAGGTGAAATGACGGTTAGCATCAAACCCGATTTATTGACGGTTTATCATACTGGAGTCGAACCCGAAGGTGAAGGAAAAGGATATGCAAAAAAACTTTTAGAAGAAATGGTATCGTATGTTCGTGCCAACAATTTAAAGGTTTTGCCACTTTGTCCTTATGTACACGCGCAATTCAAAAGACATCCAGACGAGTATGAAGATATTTGGAAAAAATAA
- a CDS encoding alpha/beta hydrolase, whose protein sequence is MNTEILTDGVPLNEAKKALIMIHGRGAGAHDILSIAKHLKVDDFALVAPQAENRTWYPYSFLAPLDQNEPSFSKSLEAIHQVVVAIQQNGIEKENIYFLGFSQGACLALEFTTRNAAKYGGIVAFTGGLIGDQVYENHYAGNFENTPVFIGTSDPDFHVPVERVNETEALMAKMGADVTKKIYPNMGHTISQDEVDCANALIFNKK, encoded by the coding sequence ATGAATACAGAAATATTAACAGACGGCGTACCTTTAAACGAAGCTAAAAAAGCTTTGATCATGATTCACGGACGTGGCGCAGGAGCTCATGATATCCTGTCCATTGCAAAACATCTTAAAGTGGATGATTTTGCTTTGGTTGCTCCTCAGGCCGAAAATAGAACTTGGTATCCCTATTCTTTTTTAGCGCCTCTTGATCAAAATGAGCCTTCATTTTCAAAATCATTAGAAGCCATTCATCAAGTTGTTGTAGCCATTCAGCAAAACGGAATTGAAAAGGAAAATATCTACTTTTTAGGTTTTTCGCAAGGAGCTTGTCTTGCTTTAGAATTCACCACTAGAAATGCTGCAAAATATGGAGGCATCGTAGCATTTACTGGCGGACTGATTGGTGATCAAGTTTATGAAAACCATTATGCTGGAAACTTCGAAAACACTCCTGTTTTTATAGGAACAAGTGATCCCGATTTTCATGTTCCTGTAGAAAGAGTAAATGAGACTGAAGCTTTGATGGCAAAAATGGGAGCAGATGTTACAAAAAAAATCTATCCTAATATGGGACATACCATCAGTCAAGACGAAGTCGATTGTGCGAACGCATTAATTTTCAACAAAAAATAA
- a CDS encoding sigma 54-interacting transcriptional regulator: MEKPIDQTAILINRMQEREKEQKLILAICASLSQVSNKIEFNAIVENVLKDNFQFDDFILASSNEAETEYQLFYQSSNTTSETKKYVLNDGFFDRCLNSAEMVVFNLSENQNHPDYIQTVCKKGFKDGIGICLPHIKGNRNVLFLFFKKAKTFSKESGRILRGIAMQLSITIRNISLTEECERSRQELAVLKSKTSKELELNIEEQNEGFHGIIGNSDAMQNVHNMISQVAFSSSTVLIFGETGTGKELVAKAIHDLSPSSKNKMIKVNCASIPENLIESELFGHEKGAFTGATEQRIGKFEQAENSTIFLDEIGELPLELQGKLLRVLQEKEIERVGGNKSIKVNARVIAATNRSLEKEVAEQRFRSDLYYRLNVYPIFLPALRERKEDIEVLANFFLKKHSERIGKKIKGFSKKVLQNMKANPWQGNVRELENMIERNILFAKEEVIKEMTFPEIFKSDLSFSETTLDTKTLQEVEKEHILKVIKKCNGRISGPQGAAKLLGLPPTTLASRMQKIGIKREHFLD; the protein is encoded by the coding sequence ATGGAAAAGCCGATAGATCAAACTGCAATCCTAATAAACCGAATGCAGGAAAGAGAAAAAGAACAAAAACTCATTTTAGCTATCTGCGCATCACTTTCTCAAGTTTCGAATAAAATAGAATTTAATGCTATTGTTGAAAATGTTTTAAAAGACAATTTTCAGTTTGATGATTTTATTTTGGCTTCTTCAAATGAAGCAGAAACCGAATATCAACTCTTTTATCAATCTTCGAATACAACTTCCGAAACAAAAAAATATGTTTTGAATGACGGATTTTTTGATCGTTGTTTGAATTCTGCCGAAATGGTTGTTTTCAATTTAAGCGAAAATCAAAATCATCCGGATTATATTCAGACTGTTTGTAAAAAAGGTTTTAAAGATGGAATCGGAATTTGTCTTCCTCATATTAAAGGAAACCGAAATGTGCTTTTTCTTTTCTTCAAAAAAGCCAAAACTTTCAGCAAAGAATCTGGTAGGATTTTAAGAGGAATTGCGATGCAACTGTCTATTACGATTCGAAATATTAGTTTGACAGAAGAATGCGAAAGAAGTCGACAAGAATTGGCAGTATTAAAAAGTAAGACTTCTAAAGAATTGGAATTAAATATTGAGGAACAAAATGAAGGATTTCATGGAATTATTGGAAATAGCGATGCCATGCAAAACGTTCACAACATGATTTCGCAAGTGGCATTTTCTTCTTCGACTGTTTTGATTTTTGGTGAAACGGGGACAGGAAAAGAATTGGTTGCAAAGGCAATTCATGATTTGTCGCCAAGTTCTAAAAACAAAATGATTAAGGTTAATTGTGCATCAATTCCAGAAAATTTAATAGAAAGTGAATTATTTGGACATGAAAAAGGCGCTTTTACCGGAGCTACGGAACAACGAATAGGAAAGTTTGAACAAGCCGAAAACAGTACAATTTTTTTAGATGAAATAGGAGAGTTGCCTTTAGAATTGCAAGGAAAACTTTTGCGAGTTTTGCAAGAAAAGGAGATTGAACGTGTTGGTGGCAACAAAAGTATAAAAGTGAATGCCAGAGTGATTGCAGCAACCAACAGATCACTTGAAAAAGAAGTTGCCGAGCAAAGGTTTAGAAGTGATTTGTATTATCGTTTGAATGTTTATCCAATTTTTTTGCCGGCCTTGCGCGAGCGCAAAGAGGATATTGAGGTTTTAGCGAATTTTTTCTTAAAAAAACATTCAGAAAGAATCGGTAAAAAAATAAAAGGTTTTTCGAAAAAAGTGCTCCAAAATATGAAAGCAAATCCTTGGCAAGGAAATGTACGAGAATTGGAAAATATGATCGAAAGAAATATTTTGTTTGCCAAAGAAGAGGTTATAAAAGAAATGACTTTTCCTGAAATTTTTAAATCAGATCTAAGTTTTTCTGAAACGACATTAGATACTAAAACATTGCAGGAAGTAGAGAAGGAGCATATTTTAAAAGTGATTAAAAAATGCAACGGAAGAATTTCGGGGCCACAAGGCGCTGCCAAATTGCTAGGACTTCCGCCAACAACTCTTGCTTCCAGAATGCAAAAAATAGGAATTAAAAGAGAACACTTTTTAGACTGA